In Colletotrichum destructivum chromosome 1, complete sequence, the sequence AGTATTGCAACACCGTCGACCGACGCAGAAGCAAAAAGTCGAGCGGCAGACAGCGCATTAGCGTCGAGATCTCAACCGACGACGAATCTGAAGAGGACACGGTCAAAATTACGTATCCTCGTGCCAACCGCAGCAAGAGCTCCAATGACCACTCTCCCGGCATCAAGAAGGTCCGTTTCGACAAGGTCGTGCCAAAGTCTGCGCTGAAGTCGCCCGAAGGTAATTCCGGACCTGATCCCGGGCCATGATATGGAAAACGGAACGAAACTAAATATCGCAGAAGACAAGAACAAGTCGCTCAAGGCTGATGGTTCATTCGAATCTGAGCCAGAGTCAAAATCAAAAAAGACGACGAAAAGCGACAAGTCAGtcaaaaagaagaagaagaaggtaGTAGACCCTTCATCGGAAAGCGAGGACAGCGAAACCGAGACAACAGAGGCCGAAGAGGCAGAGGAAGAGACAATTCCGCctcccaagaagaagaaggaggttGTTGACACTTCCAAGAAACAAGAAAAGTCAAAAGATATCAGAAAGCCCTCAAAGAAGAGCAAGGAGAGCACCACTTCCGCCGACGTTGAGCCAAACAATGTTGGCCCTACCACCAAGAAGAGTCAACAGAAGGATAAAACAACAAAGGAAAAAAGCAGCAAGGCCGAGGTGCACCAGAAGCTGAGACCCGAGGCAGCCTTGTCTCCTCATTTGCGTCGGCCCAATCTCATCATGCCAATTcgcgccgaggtcctccAGGTCGAACATGCCATTGAAGGTGTCGAAGACCCGCGACCCAACGCCTTCCACGATCCTCAACATGGTGTTGTTCGAGTCTATCACGGGCCGGCTTACGGAAACCCCTACGGAATGTTGTATCCTGCTCGCGATCCGAATAAGGCCTCTCTGCCCATGGGAGTACCCCATCCTCTGCAAAACCCATACTTCCACGGATTCGCCAGTCCCAAAAATCCCGGAGACAATTACTTCAAGGGTCAATCGCCCTGGGGTGCTGTCCCGATCACCAATATGCCTGGAGGACCTCCCGTCATGGCGCCGGTCGACCCGATGCAaatgcagatgcagatgtCGCCTCCGTGGTGGGGTCCCATGTCTCCAACGAAGGTGGCTTCACCAAAAGGGTCTCCGAAGCCCGTTATGTCAGGAGCTATCCAAGACTATGGGGCATCAACAGGTGCCAGAAACAAGGACAAGGGATGGGATACAAATGTCGGGCCGCAGCAAAACAAAGCTCCTTCGACGGTAAAACAAGCCAGCCCCTGTAATATCGCTCCAGCTCCTGCTCCCGTCTCCCCTATCAACATCAACCTAACGGTGAACCCAAACACCCCCTGGGCTGCCTTCGCAAGCGACATCAGCAAAAAGTCCACTCCCAAGACGACCGGGTCGCAAGTTAATGGCGGTGGATCCAATGGAAGCAAGAAATCATGGGGATCGAAGAAACCCACGGATTGGCAGCCGATCGCCAGTGGCCAGCACCCGGATCTTGGTTGGGGTACTCCCAGGAAGGACCAGAGAAGCAACAACGGAAGCAAGAATGGAAGCAACTCGGCCTGGGTGCAGACTGGAGGCCCGAGCAACGATTCCTGGGGCGTAACTGGCGGCAACGGAAACGACAATGGATGGAGTAATTCGGGTAACAGCCAGAACAACGATACCCAGCCGACTTCTGGCGGTGATGGCTGGACAACGACGAATGAGACCACCTGGGGTGACTCGAGCAATAACCAAGCAGCAACCATGATCAACGATGAATGGGGAGCGTCCAACGACCAGTCGGGCGATGTTTGGGCTAACAGAAGGGGCAACACCAACTGGTCAACCGGTTCGAACCACTCTGgctcgaagaagtcgagcaAGGGACAGaatggcagcggcagcaatCGCAGCACCAGTGGCCGAGTCCAGCAGGATACCAACTGGGATAGCCAATCCAACAACGTTGGCTACTCAGGGCGTGTTGTTTCGAATGGCTCGAACAAGTCCAACAAGTCCAAGAAGAACACCCCCCCGCCTTCCACCAACGGTGGATGGGACAACAATGCCGGGCCAACTACCAATAGCCCCGTTGGTAACTCCAATAGGAGCAACGGGTCCAAGAACAGCCCGAATAAAGCGTCCAACAACGGCGACACGTGGGTCACCGGGGACGACTCGGCCTGGGCCACAAACAACAACGCCAGACCTACAAAAAATAATAGTCCGAATGCCTCACAGACATCGAAGCACAATTCGAACAGGGGAagcaagggcggcgaccagtgggtggcggcgggcggcggcgcgggatGGGGTCCCGAGATCACCAGCGGCGATAACTGGAACCCAACCGCAACAGATGTGAGCAAGAcctccaacagcagcaagagCATGCCAGGCGCCTGGGACAATACTCTCCCCTGGGCCGATACATCCATGGCGCagtcgacgggcggcgcagcggaCAACTGGTGAAGTTGATATCAACAACGATGTTCAACGGTTCAGCACAAGCATAAGGGGTCGGTGCAGCTTGAGCGGAGATGAAGAACGAGTGTTGCGTTGGTCGATGGGGGTTTTAGAGGACACGTATGCCGCTTCGCTTTAGTCAAGGGCTTTATACATGTTCTTTACCCTCGACGGTGGTCCGGATCTCCGAGGAGATGATCATTGGGATGGCACCGCTCATGATGGACTTTTGAAGGGCGGGGGTGCGTGGACTGGCTGGTCCTCTCAACTTCGAGAACTGCATTATCAGGCGTATGGGTCGAGGGATAGACGGGATGAAGGGGACATGCGAATTTGTTGGCTCATTTTGAGGATTTGCAATATTGATGCAATCGGGGCGGTCCAATGCCGCACGCTTGCTTTTCCTTAGAGTTTGGTCAGCGCAGACCCTATAAACCGGTACTATGACCACACAGAGACAGACAGGTCATTCAGGTAGCGCATTTGCCGACAATTAGAAAGGTCAACTTTTCAACGATTGCCCCAATTTATAGAATGTATGCTGCTACCTAGCAACCGTGAAGCCTGCGGTGCCACTCGAGAGATGAATGACGCCCCCATTTCGGGGCCGTCTGGCAATCagagggaggaaggagaagcgATTGATACTACCCTAGATAGAGATACAATGCGAACCAACATGCCACCGTGGCAGAACTCCCATCAAAAGCTTGATTTCTCCTACTCCTCGTCCTCACTcgactcctcctccgagGCCTCCTCAAGCCACTTGATGAagggctcggcggccttgcggACCTTCTTGGAGGTGGACAGATCGGTGTACTTCTTGCTAGCCTTGCTACCCCACTTGATGGCAACCTCCTCGCTGAGCAGGTCGTGATTGTAGTACAGCTGGAGGATCTTGACAATCTGGTTGTAGATATCGGGGTGGTCCTTGCCAAGCTGGCCAATGAGACGCTCGGtgccgccgagcagggcCTTCTCGTGGCGGTCAGAGGTGACGAACTAGGGGATGGGTCAGTATGGCAGTCAACAGCACAGATTATTAGTGGTAAACGAACCTGCTTCATCATGCCGGCGCGCTTGGGGATCTGTGCGACGATGTTCTCGTCGAAGATGGTCTGGaccaggacgaggacggcacggTGCTTGGTCTCGATGCCGAGTTCTttggccttgacgaagaTGTCAATGGAGTCGACCTTGTCGATGCTGCCCTTGGAGGCCTCGTCCTGGATCCAGGTGCCGAACTCATCGTAGACAGTGCTGCCACCGGCCTCACcgtcctcatcttcgtcgtcgcccatgTTGAGCTTCGCCTTGAACTCGCCGGGAAGCTGAGCCTGGcgggccttgacggcctcctcACTCATGTCGACGGCCCACTCGTGCTCCTGAGTCTCGAAGTTGTCGATTTCGGGGGCctccttcttcatcttctccaactCGTCGTCGCTACCAACATcctggtcgtcggcgtcgttggACCCATTCTCGGatccctcgccgccgcttccACTTCCTTGACCGTTCTCCTTGTTGGCGCCGTTGGCTTTGGCACGACGAGCGGCCTTGCGCTCGGCTttgtccttcttgcccttcttcggCTGGTTCTTCAGGATGTAACCGCTGAGCTTCAGGCGGAGGTCGACCTCAGAGCGCTGGCCGCAGGCCTTGCagtcgaggaggatgcgTCCGTCCTTAATGTTGACGTCGGTCTCGGGGTTCTTGCACTTCTTGCACAGAACGAACTTGTTGATGAAGCCGTCGAGGTGGTCTTGCAGCTTGGCGGCGTTGTGGGAGCCGTTGATGATCCAGCGGTCGTCGGCGGGATCGACGTTGGTCTGGGCACCAAGCTCGAAGCCAAAGTACTTGATGACATAGGCGCCGGGACGGGCGAGGGACTGAGCGACACTGCTCAGGTTGACAACGACGGTCTTGATGCCGttgcccttgccctcgaTCTTTGTGACGatcttctccatcttgtAACGATAGAAGGCGTCCTTGACATCGCGACGAACGTTGATGAGGGAAGCCATGATTGCGGTATTGATAGTTTTGACGACTGGATAGTCTTTTGGAGTTGTTGGTATGGAGCGTTGGTTTGACTAGGGAGTAATGGGCTCAGGAGACGAAGCTGGGGGTGCTGTCGGTTGAGCGGGCGGGTAGCATGAAGAAGCCGGAAGGACGGTCGGATTGGTTATGATTGGAATCGACGGATTGGCGGCGAAGCTGGTTCGGCACAAGGGGAGGAGCAAGAAGGCGGACTCAATGCTCAAGGGTTTTTTGTATGGACATGTGGTAAGGCGAGACTGGATCGTCTTTGCTGTCGAGAATTCATGAACTCCTCTGGGTAAGGGATTTCAACCGACTGAACTGATGTTGGGGCTACAAGGTTTCCGCGCTATGCGAAATGATTGCAGCTTGGGGACAAAGTGTCTGAAGACGGTGGTATTGTCGTACTGATACATAAACTGCTATGTGCCGTGTACCGCGTGAGGGTGTCGTTGTATGTTCAACTCTCGCGGGGAGGGACTCGGTGGTCGTTAACGCTGCGAGAGAGGATGCTAGAGGTGTATGGTTGTTGACGATACTGTGTTGTGGTTTAGGCAAAAGTGGCGATGTTTCCTcaggagaagagggggaggggaggttTTGTATGGGTTGCAGAGTTTA encodes:
- a CDS encoding Putative translation initiation factor IF2/IF5 domain, W2 domain-containing protein yields the protein MASLINVRRDVKDAFYRYKMEKIVTKIEGKGNGIKTVVVNLSSVAQSLARPGAYVIKYFGFELGAQTNVDPADDRWIINGSHNAAKLQDHLDGFINKFVLCKKCKNPETDVNIKDGRILLDCKACGQRSEVDLRLKLSGYILKNQPKKGKKDKAERKAARRAKANGANKENGQGSGSGGEGSENGSNDADDQDVGSDDELEKMKKEAPEIDNFETQEHEWAVDMSEEAVKARQAQLPGEFKAKLNMGDDEDEDGEAGGSTVYDEFGTWIQDEASKGSIDKVDSIDIFVKAKELGIETKHRAVLVLVQTIFDENIVAQIPKRAGMMKQFVTSDRHEKALLGGTERLIGQLGKDHPDIYNQIVKILQLYYNHDLLSEEVAIKWGSKASKKYTDLSTSKKVRKAAEPFIKWLEEASEEESSEDEE